The genomic DNA AAGCTCTTTGCAATTTCTTCCTTCATGAAGCGATGACCTTTCAGTGTCTTGGAAGATTTGCTTACTAGCTGGTTGCCGTCAAGTCATGCGACGAATGCGGCCGAACAGCCAAGCCTGCCGCCCCTGTCAGGCCATCGACCTCCAGTTACATCAGACGGTGCGCGGCGAAGCCGGTCGTCTCGCTTAAAGGAAGAATTTTTTTCCAAAACGGAGAAATGGCGCGCCGGTCAGGATGAAGACGCGAACACCTATGTGATTGATATTTCATACCAACCCAAACAAAGCCCGCAGAGGTGAAGGCCGTCCCTCGACCGGAGGTTTTTCCGATGCCCCCCCGGTTCGTCTCCTCATTTAGACTGCTAGGCAGCGCTTTTCTCGGTTTCGTAGCCCAGCATGGCTAAGGCGACAACGCGCGGAACGAGCAAGGTTCCGTCCTCGTAATACCCGATCGTTCGGCGGCTTAGGTCGAACATGTCGGCTAACTGCTCCTGGGTTAGCCCAACGCGCTTTCGCCAAGCACGGAAGGCTTCAGGGGTTGGGGAACGCCCATCCTGCCAGGCCGCTCGCTTGATGAGGTCTGGGCTGCTGAATTCGACCTCCGCGCCCGCAAAGGCCAACGTATAGCCATGATCCTCGATGACTGGAGCGCCTGGAGGCAGACTGCCCGAAAGGTCAAGATTACAGCTTGTGCCGTCGGTCCACGAAAGGGCGATGATGCCACCGCCAGCCGGTTCGGCTGAGATGATCCGAGGGGATTTGTTAGACATCAAGACCTCCATAGCGAAAGCAGATGTTCGCGGTTTTCTTCGATGTAGGATTTTGCTGTTTCGTGGGCGTCGCCAGGGACGCTGCCAACGATGACTTCACCCGTTTCAATGGCTATGGACGCATCGCAATCCGCCCCGATCAGATGCACATGGGGGATGCCATGATCGGTGAAATAAATGCGAAGGACATAGCCATTGAATCTAAGCAAGGTCGGCATCGGCACCTCCCCACCAAGTATGAGCAATGGCTGCACAATGTCAATTCAAAATGTGCAATAACTTCGCTTTTTGATCTTCAGAGACAGCCCCACGTACTTTTTCCCGCATGACAGCCTGTCCTGGGGTGCACACACTGCGCCACGAAGCCGAGTTATCCCATATTTCCAAAAAGGAGAAATGGCGCGCCGGTCAGGATGAAGATGCGAACACTTATGTAATTGTGATAGCGGCGTAATAGTGACCTCCTTTACTTCAAGCGAACCGAGGCGGTATCGATGCGGTCCTTGGCGTCGATGACGACCACATGAACGAAGCCTTCCCCATCGGGTTGCCATGAGGCCTCCGTAAGCCTGGAGTCTGATGCGACGGGGATGCCATTGACGAGCCAGCGCAATGGCAGCGCTCCGCCTTCAGCCCTCAAGGTCAAGGCCCCCAAGCTCCCCGACTTCAAGCGCGCCAACTCGATCAGGGCGCTGTCGGGAGGGTAAAGGATATGCGGCTTCAGGTCCTCATCGTCTTCGAAACGTGCCAGGGCCTG from Alphaproteobacteria bacterium includes the following:
- a CDS encoding helix-turn-helix domain-containing protein, whose translation is MSNKSPRIISAEPAGGGIIALSWTDGTSCNLDLSGSLPPGAPVIEDHGYTLAFAGAEVEFSSPDLIKRAAWQDGRSPTPEAFRAWRKRVGLTQEQLADMFDLSRRTIGYYEDGTLLVPRVVALAMLGYETEKSAA
- a CDS encoding DUF4160 domain-containing protein, yielding MPTLLRFNGYVLRIYFTDHGIPHVHLIGADCDASIAIETGEVIVGSVPGDAHETAKSYIEENREHLLSLWRS